GCCATCAAGACTTCGAGCCAGGGCAAGCGCCTCTTCATAGCCCGCCGCGTTCGTAGAGATCTTGAGGGACTTCACAACCCTGCCGACCGAGTCGAGGAAAACGACGCTATGCGTATTCTTGTGTGCATCCACGCCAGCAACGTACGGCATCACGGCTCTCCTTCCATAAGAGAAAGCGGACCGGCGGCACTTTATCGAGCCTGTGCATTCGTCTTTCCAGCCAATGTCTGCTTTCGATGCCGCATCCGCCGGCGAGTCCACGCGAGGCCACGATTCGGCAGTGTATGAGTGAGCCAGAACGGATGCTGCAACTTAGTGTACACCATAAAGTGTATGACCCCGGCCGCCTCGTAGGATAGAGGGCGGCCACCGTGGCTCCCGGCGAAGGTTGTTTTTGCAAAGCAACTTCCCGCGAAAGGACACCACGATGGCCAAGGTCAGTATGGCACTCGCCGAGCTCGTTGAAAAGGGGGCTCAGGACGAAGTCGTGCGCGAGCTCCTCAGCCATGTCGCCGAGCGTCTGATGGAGTTTGAGGTCGAGCAGCGCACGGGCGCCGAGTACGGCGAGCGAACGTCCGAGCGCAGCAACAGCCGCAACGGGTACCGCGATCGGCTCTGGGAGACACGGGTCGGCTCGGTCGACTTACGGATTCCAAAGTTGCGTCGCGGCGCGTACTTTCCGGCGTTTCTGGAGCCGCGTCGGACCGCCGAGAAGGCGCTCGCGGCGGTGATTCAGGAAGCGTACATTCAGGGCGTCTCGACGCGATCGGTTGACGAACTGGTCAAGGCGATGGGCATGACCGGGATCTCCAAGAGCCAGGTGTCGCGACTTTGCGCTGACATCGACGAGCGCGTGAATGCGTTTCTCACGCGTCCGCTCGAAGGCGACTGGCCGTATCTGTGGATCGACGCGACGTACGTGAAGGTGCGTCAAGCCGGCCGCATCGTGTCTGTCGCGGTGATAATCGCCGTCGCCGTAAACACTGACGGCGTCAGGGAAATCGTCGGCGTAGCCGTCGGCCCCAGCGAAGCCGAGCCTTTCTGGCTCAAGTTCTTGCGTGACCTCACGCGACGCGGCTTGCGCGGCGTGAAGCTGGTGATCTCCGACGCGCATCTTGGCCTCAAGGCTGCGATCGCGAAGGTCTTCAACGCGACGTGGCAACGCTGCCGTGTGCACTTCATGCGCAACGCTCTCGCGTATGCGAACAAGGGACAGCGACAGATGGTTCTCGCCTTGATC
This sequence is a window from Candidatus Eremiobacteraceae bacterium. Protein-coding genes within it:
- a CDS encoding IS256 family transposase gives rise to the protein MAKVSMALAELVEKGAQDEVVRELLSHVAERLMEFEVEQRTGAEYGERTSERSNSRNGYRDRLWETRVGSVDLRIPKLRRGAYFPAFLEPRRTAEKALAAVIQEAYIQGVSTRSVDELVKAMGMTGISKSQVSRLCADIDERVNAFLTRPLEGDWPYLWIDATYVKVRQAGRIVSVAVIIAVAVNTDGVREIVGVAVGPSEAEPFWLKFLRDLTRRGLRGVKLVISDAHLGLKAAIAKVFNATWQRCRVHFMRNALAYANKGQRQMVLALINTAFAQETPAAAHDQWRVVADHFRSKLPKLATLLDEAENDVLAFTDFPRAHRKQIASTNPLERLNAEVKRRTDVVGIFPNDAAIVRLVGALLLEQNDEWQLQRRYLSLEGLGAISDNQNQRLSAVVTG